Proteins from a single region of Kineosporiaceae bacterium:
- a CDS encoding MarR family transcriptional regulator → MADKPLPFDPVCEAREHWERSGWAAAAPGMAAVTSIMRAQQILLARIEEVLRPHGLSFARYEVLMLLSFARTGALPLSRLGERLQVHPASVTNLVDRLAAAGLVLRVPHPRDRRATLAELTPAGRDLARAATADLNVTVFAAPGLDSDGVTRLVHLLTDLRRDAGDFA, encoded by the coding sequence ATGGCCGACAAACCCCTTCCGTTCGACCCGGTGTGCGAGGCCCGCGAGCACTGGGAACGCTCGGGCTGGGCTGCGGCGGCACCGGGCATGGCGGCGGTCACCTCGATCATGCGGGCGCAGCAGATCCTGCTCGCCCGGATCGAGGAGGTGCTGCGCCCGCACGGGTTGAGCTTCGCGCGCTACGAGGTGCTGATGTTGCTGAGCTTCGCCCGCACCGGGGCGCTGCCGTTGTCGCGGTTGGGCGAGCGGCTGCAGGTGCATCCCGCCAGCGTCACCAACCTGGTCGATCGTCTGGCGGCCGCCGGTCTGGTGCTGCGCGTGCCGCATCCGCGCGATCGCCGCGCCACCCTGGCCGAGTTGACGCCGGCGGGGCGTGACCTTGCTCGAGCCGCCACCGCCGACCTGAATGTCACGGTCTTCGCGGCCCCCGGTCTCGACTCGGACGGCGTCACGCGGCTGGTCCATCTGCTCACCGACCTGCGCCGCGACGCCGGCGACTTCGCCTGA
- a CDS encoding cobalamin-dependent protein (Presence of a B(12) (cobalamin)-binding domain implies dependence on cobalamin itself, in one of its several forms, or in some unusual lineages, dependence on a cobalamin-like analog.) — protein sequence MTDRSPDPQVSQLHVPKYPVRVVTAASLFDGHDAAINVMRRIMQAQGCEVIHLGHDRSVAEVVDAAISEDVQAVAISSYQGGHVEYFGYLVDSLRERGAGHVRVYGGGGGVIVPDEIALLAERGVRIFSPQDGQRLGLPGMINLIVRECDVDLADLPPAHGDAGALARRITRIEAGREVNQPATEHPVPVLGITGTGGSGKSSLTDELVRRLRTDYDDTLRVVVLAVDPTRRRGGGALLGDRIRMTSLAPERTFFRSLATRGAIGELPDHLARVIAACRAMSDLVIVETPGIGQGDAAIADLADISLYVMTPEFGAASQLEKIEMLDVADAVAVNKVERSMSRTGEDARRDVARQLVRNREAFGLDWQDMPVFGTSAARFGDDGVSALYRFLRDSLVAKGLPASPGRLELPSVELRQSTGARPVVPPSRVRYLAEVAGSVRAHHHRTLELATAVRRRQHLITALSELAASGADTSAIETLVRQAEAALDDDTRQALAAWPEVVEQYRGDELVYTVRGQQVRTPLRRTTLSDTSVPRVALPRTQDDGELVSFWRSENLPGHFPYTAGVFPLKRDAEAPTRMFAGEGDAFRTNRRFHLLSAGQQATRLSTAFDSVTLYGRDPDPRPDIYGKVGTSGVSIATVDDIRELYRGFDLCSPTTSVSMTINGPAPTILAMFFNAAIEAAVDVFAAHEGRPPTPAERAGLQASTLARVRGTVQADILKEDQGQNTCIFSTEFALRCMADMQEYFVAHRIRNFYSVSVSGYHIAEAGANPISQLAFTLANGFTYVESYLARGMAIDDFAPNLSFFFSNGMDAEYTVLGRVARRIWAIAMRERYGASERSQMLKYHVQTSGRSLHAQEMDFNDIRTTLQALCAIYDNANSLHTNAYDEAVTTPTEHSVRRALAIQMIIDAEWGLAGCENPLQGSYVVSELTDLVEEAVLREFERIAERGGVLGAMESGYQRGRIQDESLRYEHRKHDGSLPIVGVNTFLAPTEQDADPTAAAGPLALARGTEGEKQSQLQRLADFHTRHAADAPAALEQLKHVAASGGNVFAELMETVRVCSLGQITQAFFEVGGQYRRNV from the coding sequence ATGACCGACCGCAGTCCCGACCCGCAGGTGTCCCAGCTCCACGTACCCAAGTACCCGGTGCGCGTCGTCACGGCGGCCAGCCTGTTCGACGGCCACGACGCCGCCATCAACGTGATGCGCCGCATCATGCAGGCCCAGGGGTGCGAGGTGATCCACCTGGGGCACGATCGTTCGGTGGCCGAGGTGGTCGACGCCGCGATCAGCGAGGACGTGCAGGCGGTGGCGATCAGCTCGTACCAGGGCGGCCACGTGGAGTACTTCGGCTACCTGGTCGATTCGCTGCGCGAGCGTGGCGCCGGGCACGTGCGGGTCTACGGCGGTGGCGGCGGGGTGATCGTCCCGGACGAGATCGCCCTGCTGGCCGAGCGAGGGGTGCGGATCTTCTCACCTCAGGACGGCCAGCGGCTGGGTCTGCCCGGAATGATCAATCTCATCGTGCGCGAGTGCGACGTCGACCTGGCCGACCTGCCCCCCGCCCACGGGGATGCCGGGGCACTCGCCCGCCGCATCACCCGCATCGAAGCCGGTCGTGAGGTGAACCAGCCCGCCACCGAGCACCCGGTGCCGGTGCTCGGCATCACCGGCACCGGCGGGTCGGGTAAGAGCTCGCTGACCGACGAACTGGTCCGGCGGCTGCGCACCGACTACGACGACACCCTGCGGGTCGTCGTCCTGGCGGTCGATCCGACGCGTCGCCGCGGTGGCGGGGCGCTGCTCGGCGACCGGATCCGGATGACCTCGCTGGCGCCCGAGCGCACCTTCTTCCGCTCGCTGGCCACCCGCGGGGCGATCGGCGAACTGCCCGATCACCTGGCCCGGGTGATCGCTGCCTGCCGGGCGATGAGCGACCTGGTGATCGTCGAAACTCCCGGGATCGGGCAGGGGGACGCCGCGATCGCCGACCTGGCCGACATCTCGCTCTATGTGATGACCCCCGAGTTCGGCGCCGCCTCGCAGCTCGAGAAGATCGAGATGCTGGACGTCGCCGACGCGGTGGCGGTCAACAAGGTCGAACGCTCGATGTCACGCACCGGTGAGGACGCCCGCCGTGATGTCGCCCGCCAGCTCGTGCGCAATCGTGAGGCGTTCGGCCTCGACTGGCAGGACATGCCGGTGTTCGGCACCAGCGCGGCCCGGTTCGGCGACGACGGGGTGAGCGCGCTGTATCGATTCCTGCGGGACTCCCTGGTGGCCAAGGGGTTACCGGCCTCACCGGGGCGGCTCGAGCTGCCATCGGTCGAGCTGCGACAGTCGACCGGCGCACGCCCGGTGGTGCCGCCGTCCCGGGTGCGTTATCTGGCCGAGGTGGCCGGATCCGTGCGGGCGCACCACCACCGCACCCTCGAGCTGGCCACCGCCGTGCGCCGTCGGCAACACCTGATCACGGCGCTGAGCGAGTTGGCGGCCTCGGGGGCCGACACCAGTGCGATCGAGACGCTGGTGCGCCAGGCCGAGGCGGCGTTGGACGACGACACCCGGCAGGCGCTGGCCGCCTGGCCCGAGGTGGTGGAGCAGTACCGCGGCGACGAGCTGGTCTACACGGTGCGTGGGCAGCAGGTGCGCACCCCGCTGCGGCGCACCACCTTGTCGGACACCTCGGTTCCCCGGGTGGCGCTGCCCCGAACCCAGGACGACGGTGAGCTGGTCTCGTTCTGGCGCAGCGAGAACCTGCCGGGCCATTTCCCCTATACCGCAGGGGTTTTCCCGCTCAAGCGCGACGCCGAGGCGCCGACCCGGATGTTCGCCGGTGAGGGCGACGCGTTCCGCACCAACCGGCGGTTCCACCTGCTCTCGGCCGGGCAGCAGGCCACGCGACTGTCGACCGCGTTCGACTCGGTGACCCTGTACGGGCGTGACCCCGACCCGCGGCCGGACATCTACGGCAAGGTCGGCACCTCCGGGGTGTCGATCGCCACCGTCGACGACATCCGTGAGCTGTACCGGGGTTTCGATCTGTGTTCGCCGACCACGTCGGTGTCGATGACCATCAACGGGCCGGCGCCGACCATCCTGGCCATGTTCTTCAACGCCGCGATCGAGGCCGCCGTCGACGTCTTCGCCGCGCACGAGGGTCGGCCACCGACGCCGGCCGAACGTGCCGGTCTGCAGGCGAGCACCCTGGCCCGGGTCCGCGGCACGGTGCAGGCCGACATCCTCAAGGAGGACCAGGGGCAGAACACCTGCATCTTCTCGACCGAGTTCGCGTTGCGCTGCATGGCCGACATGCAGGAGTACTTCGTGGCCCACCGGATCCGCAACTTCTACTCGGTGTCGGTGAGCGGCTATCACATCGCCGAGGCCGGGGCGAACCCCATCAGTCAACTGGCCTTCACCCTGGCCAACGGCTTCACCTACGTCGAGAGCTACCTGGCGCGCGGCATGGCGATCGACGACTTCGCGCCCAACCTGTCGTTCTTCTTCAGCAACGGTATGGACGCCGAGTACACCGTGCTCGGCCGCGTGGCCCGGCGGATCTGGGCGATCGCGATGCGCGAGCGCTACGGCGCGAGCGAGCGTTCGCAGATGCTCAAGTACCACGTCCAGACCTCGGGTCGTTCGCTGCATGCCCAGGAGATGGACTTCAACGACATCCGCACCACGCTGCAGGCGTTGTGTGCCATCTACGACAACGCGAACTCGTTGCACACCAATGCCTATGACGAGGCTGTCACCACGCCGACGGAGCACTCGGTGCGTCGGGCACTGGCGATTCAGATGATCATCGATGCCGAGTGGGGCCTGGCCGGGTGTGAGAACCCGTTGCAGGGTTCCTATGTGGTCTCCGAACTCACCGATCTGGTCGAGGAGGCGGTGCTGCGCGAATTCGAGCGGATCGCCGAACGCGGCGGGGTGCTGGGCGCGATGGAGAGCGGCTATCAGCGCGGGCGGATCCAGGACGAGTCGCTGCGCTACGAACATCGCAAGCACGACGGCTCGCTGCCCATCGTCGGGGTGAACACCTTCCTCGCCCCCACCGAGCAGGATGCGGACCCCACCGCCGCGGCCGGCCCGCTGGCCCTGGCCCGAGGAACCGAAGGCGAGAAGCAGTCCCAATTGCAGCGATTGGCCGACTTCCACACCCGCCATGCCGCTGACGCGCCGGCCGCTCTGGAGCAGTTGAAGCACGTCGCGGCGTCCGGCGGGAACGTCTTCGCCGAACTGATGGAGACGGTTCGGGTGTGCTCACTCGGCCAGATCACCCAGGCGTTCTTCGAGGTCGGCGGCCAGTACCGCCGCAACGTCTGA